From the genome of Leishmania panamensis strain MHOM/PA/94/PSC-1 chromosome 4 sequence, one region includes:
- a CDS encoding hypothetical protein (TriTrypDB/GeneDB-style sysID: LpmP.04.1050) — protein MSRPKQRAAEVTLHHFFKTERVVRMECERREAKARLRLIDTMSGDLDDQLLCVAQFKKEWLQSRRVLEEARQAILQEESSNRADVEDEYKRTTKRVIRHCHPLGTPAG, from the coding sequence ATGTCCCGACCGAAGCAGCGAGCGGCGGAGGTAACGCTGCATCACTTCTTTAAAACAGAGCGCGTCGTCCGCATGGAGTGCGAGCGGCGGGAGGCCAAGGCTCGACTCAGGCTGATCGACACCATGTCCGGAGACTTGGACGACCAGCTGCTCTGCGTGGCGCAGTTCAAGAAGGAGTGGCTGCAGAGCCGACGTGTGTTGGAGGAAGCCAGGCAGGCCATTCTGCAGGAGGAATCCTCCAACCGTGCAGATGTGGAGGACGAGTACAAGAGAACGACCAAGAGGGTGATACGCCACTGTCATCCGTTAGGTACTCCTGCAGGATAA
- a CDS encoding hypothetical protein (TriTrypDB/GeneDB-style sysID: LpmP.04.1070) translates to MYEALPATPMRRQLGTSTDDAAIFLEDTVDRVTAQCIDASPSALALLSPQHMPTSSAAHVDVTEYDANYLGPLSTSHRKSTGGSSSGSKGRPSHHHHRALHDVTNTSATKMGFSAASGSKSPTPKAVRGSTSHTTHPQSVSSSTSLTRSVYGRSPSASEPMVPLADYEALQRERNRYEKMYEHQRALYEDMAEKHADAYQALQDKIIEVVALSTRNEEGKRFIRQLKREMSESRTRVMDMQNRALEEAKLERSAKMRYEALIQEHERKYERLVERHEMKLAGMESLVRDLTSLRGERDNIHVSQLDSLLKAAYSKSTALFSDLLRQGKQIDLLYEAKAALEAQVEQQRKEKREVEATLREERRHMATEMERMIEQIEEQQQSILNLRQMLIRTMDNRDNLFAYSRGPRHPQSDEDHDGSDDRSHSSNSSLTSSPPISPIVDRGVTAEVTEDESEDTEGDGVYAVPARKEAKEKGADVERNPVRVCGAMTATGPITPASTVSTNLLSSNSVVAPRRTATVVNKSSATLSKARVTVVVPPLPLTSRDSSLSFRQGSCRYQRSKSDADEHTTVRVADDDHRLRQRSSSDEGSAANPRLADASLCTASAVSSVASRRRLDFTTALAVVAEKRRRDRANREENTLKHELDKENSKPTVPHRVIVRSCGAENITTARKTVLAEHDGDNSGTQRGEDEEAEPRLFPFNVLRPRE, encoded by the coding sequence ATGTACGAGGCGCTTCCAGCCACACCGATGCGTCGCCAGCTTGGCACGTCCACCGATGACGCTGCCATCTTCCTCGAAGACACGGTTGATCGGGTGACGGCGCAGTGCATTGACGCCTCACCATCTgccttggcgctgctgtcacctCAGCACATGCCAACtagcagcgccgcccacgTCGACGTCACCGAGTACGACGCGAACTACCTTGGCCCTCTCTCGACTTCCCACCGGAAGAGCACCggtggaagcagcagtggcagcaaaGGTCGCCCGagccaccatcaccaccgtgCGCTGCACGACGTCACGAACACATCCGCCACAAAGATGGGCTTCAGCGCAGCATCCGGTAGCAAATCTCCTACCCCCAAGGCGGTACGGGGGAGCACATCGCACACCACGCACCCGCAGAGTGTCTCGTCCAGCACCTCGCTCACCCGCAGCGTGTACGGTCGCAGCCCGTCCGCCTCTGAGCCGATGGTGCCGCTCGCCGACTatgaggcactgcagcgggAGCGGAACCGGTACGAGAAGATGTACGAACACCAGCGCGCGCTCTACGAGGATATGGCTGAGAAACACGCGGATGCGTaccaggcgctgcaggacaaGATCATCGAGGTTGTCGCCCTCTCCACACGCAACGAGGAGGGCAAGCGCTTCATTCGGCAGCTAAAGCGGGAGATGTCCGAGAGCCGCACCCGTGTGATGGACATGCAGAACAGGGCactggaggaggcaaagTTGGAGCGATCCGCAAAGATGCGGTACGAGGCGCTCATTCAGGAGCACGAACGCAAGTACGAACGGCTGGTGGAGCGGCATGAGATGAAGCTGGCGGGGATGGAGAGCCTCGTGAGGGATTTGACATCCCTGCGCGGGGAGCGAGACAACATCCACGTCTCGCAGTTGGACTCCTTGCTGAAGGCTGCCTACTCGAAAAGCACAGCCCTCTTCAGCGACCTGCTCCGCCAAGGCAAGCAGATTGATCTTCTCTACGAAGCCAAAGCCGCACTTGAGGCGCAGGTAGAGCAGCAACGCAAGGAGAAGCGGGAGGTTGAGGCAACACTGCGAGAGGAGCGGCGCCATATGGCCACCGAGATGGAGCGTATGATCGAGCAGAttgaggagcagcagcagtcaaTTCTGAATCTGCGTCAGATGCTTATTCGAACCATGGACAACCGCGACAATCTCTTCGCCTATAGCCGAGGTCCGCGTCATCCCCAAAGTGACGAGGACCATGATGGCAGCGATGACAgaagccacagcagcaacagcagtcTCACGTCCTCGCCACCGATATCACCGATTGTCGACAGGGGCGTGACCGCGGAGGTTACGGAGGATGAAAGCGAAGACACCGAAGGCGACGGCGTATACGCGGTGCCTGCGCGAaaggaggcaaaggaaaaaggcgCCGATGTGGAGCGCAACCCGGTACGCGTGTGCGGAGCCATGACAGCAACCGGGCCCATCACCCccgcctccaccgtctcCACGAACTTACTCTCGAGCAACAGCGTCGTCGCACCTCGGCGCACGGCGACTGTCGTGAACAAATCATCGGCTACCCTCTCGAAGGCGAGAGTcacagtggtggtgccacCACTCCCGTTGACATCACGGGATAGCTCGTTGTCGTTTCGGCAAGGTTCTTGCCGGTATCAGCGCAGCAAGAGCGACGCTGATGAACACACCACGGTGAGGGTGGCGGACGACGACCACCGCCTACGCCAGCGAAGCTCCAGTGATGAGGGTAGCGCCGCCAATCCCAGGCTAGCGGACGCCTCGCTGTGCACAGCATCTGCTGTCTCGTCGGTGGCGTCGCGACGGCGGCTGGACTTCACCACTGCGCTGGCTGTTGTTGCAGAGAAGCGCCGTCGCGACCGGGCCAACCGGGAGGAGAATACTCTCAAGCACGAATTAGATAAGGAGAACAGCAAGCCGACTGTGCCGCATCGCGTCATTGTCCGCTCCTGCGGAGCAGAAAACATAACGACAGCGCGCAAGACAGTGTTAGCAGAGCACGACGGCGACAACAGTGGAACACAGCGGggcgaggatgaggaggcggagccGCGGTTGTTCCCATTCAACGTGCTGCGGCCTCGCGAGTGA
- a CDS encoding cytochrome c oxidase assembly factor, putative (TriTrypDB/GeneDB-style sysID: LpmP.04.1080) → MTASYRPGALLHLRSSFSFMRRGFSTGATVAAKAAALRDATTTTSLTCSHRAFRKQGAANPNNTDAAEAAELEKDRQALKKYGALGGFALLCIATLWYGSRQAKQRYFGAEGSARVSVETRGRPALGGPFVLVNTKGYPMSQAEFLGSWAFFYFGFTHCPEICPVELNRMSHVVDAVHAARPQERIAPLFVSCDPRRDSLEAIDEYLSVFHPDFIGLVGTPKQVNDACRSYRIYYSIPTEEDTQQEDYLIDHSIAIFLFDPQGRFVDFFGNRYDEREITEKVLHYMSEYAKDPTWTNW, encoded by the coding sequence ATGACGGCGTCGTACCGCCCTGGCGCTCTATTGCATCTCCGATCCTCTTTCAGCTTCATGAGGCGCGGCTTTTCGACGGGTGCAACGGTGGCCGCAAAGGCTGCTGCCCTTCGTGACGCCACGACGACAACGTCGCTTACGTGCAGCCACCGCGCTTTCCGCAAGCAGGGCGCAGCGAATCCGAACAACACcgacgcggcggaggcggcggagctcGAGAAAGATCGGCAGGCACTGAAGAAGTACGGCGCGCTTGGTGGCTTTGCTCTCCTGTGCATTGCAACACTGTGGTATGGCAGCCGGCAAGCCAAGCAGCGCTACTTTGGTGCGGAGGGCAGCGCGCGGGTAAGCGTCGAGACGCGTGGCCGTCCTGCACTCGGTGGGCCGTTTGTGCTGGTGAACACGAAGGGTTACCCAATGTCGCAGGCAGAGTTCCTCGGTTCGTGGGCCTTCTTCTACTTTGGCTTCACGCACTGCCCGGAGATCTGCCCAGTCGAGCTGAACCGTATGTCACACGTCGTCGACGCTGTCCACGCCGCCCGCCCGCAGGAACGCATTGCGCCATTGTTTGTCTCGTGCGACCCGCGCCGTGACTCGCTCGAGGCCATCGACGAGTATCTCTCCGTGTTCCACCCCGACTTCATTGGACTCGTTGGCACGCCGAAGCAAGTGAACGACGCGTGTCGCTCATACCGCATCTATTACTCCATCCCCACGGAGGAGGACACTCAGCAGGAGGATTACCTAATCGACCACAGCATTGCCATCTTCCTCTTTGATCCTCAGGGCCGCTTTGTCGACTTCTTCGGCAATCGCTACGACGAGCGCGAAATTACGGAGAAAGTGCTGCACTACATGTCCGAGTACGCCAAAGATCCGACGTGGACCAActggtga
- a CDS encoding hypothetical protein (TriTrypDB/GeneDB-style sysID: LpmP.04.1090) produces the protein MSSTHTAPPTMATKRCYAPQFLEPGQHIKVASRKPASKLWGAAGGDPLAGRPPRDPWEDLDDSAEEPCSTLAGEPGSQRPHRHHTCTSGGHPYSDRLSASRSNAASTSPHSKEGRSSDLAPSTEATPPMDDLNAAGDEDVDCGATINNDREKNYYSATSVLPELSAAERAKRVRDAQQRALEAKHLNALAHQRVAPRPKTLVRNRHGRLNAIAIHPASGTEKEAGPTMLISDTPASPSGQPKMMQGCSSTPPEAQPEPPRSHDDEGGSDSGVKSPQDSHNVLTESCSSALLEVPPGQLEIDLD, from the coding sequence ATGTCCTCGACGCACACTGCACCGCCCACAATGGCTACGAAGCGGTGTTACGCACCCCAGTTCCTCGAACCGGGTCAACATATCAAGGTCGCTTCCCGCAAGCCGGCTTCAAAGCTATGGGGTGCGGCAGGAGGTGACCCACTCGCCGGCAGGCCGCCACGCGATCCGTGGGAAGACTTGGACGACAGTGCTGAGGAGCCGTGCTCCACGTTGGCCGGTGAGCCTGGCTCGCAGCGGCCCCATCGCCACCACACTTGCACATCCGGCGGCCACCCGTACTCGGATCGGCTCAGCGCGTCGCGCAGCAACGCTGCGAGCACATCGCCGCACAGCAAGGAGGGCAGAAGCAGTGACTTGGCGCCGTCCACAGAGGCAACACCCCCTATGGACGACCTCAATGCAGCCGGTGACGAAGACGTTGACTGTGGCGCAACCATCAACAATGACCGTGAGAAGAACTACTACAGCGCCACGTCGGTTCTGCCAGAGCTGTCGGCGGCTGAACGAGCGAAGCGAGTgcgcgatgcgcagcagcgcgctctGGAAGCCAAGCACCTAAATGCGCTCGCGCATCAAAGGGTGGCGCCACGGCCCAAGACGCTGGTACGCAATCGGCATGGCAGGCTCAACGCGATCGCTATACACCCGGCATCTGggacagaaaaagaggctGGGCCCACGATGCTCATCTCCGACACTCCTGCCAGTCCAAGCGGCCAACCAAAGATGATGCAAGGGTGCTCCTCAACGCCGCCAGAAGCGCAACCGGAGCCACCAAGATCACACGATGATGAAGGCGGCTCCGATAGCGGAGTCAAGTCTCCTCAAGACTCCCACAATGTTCTTACCGAGTCGTGTtcctcggcgctgctggaggtccCGCCAGGGCAGCTAGAGATTGACCTGGACTGA
- a CDS encoding hypothetical protein (TriTrypDB/GeneDB-style sysID: LpmP.04.1100), with protein MPPKFTHPRLVHHVNLFTRIKAWWLGIENPEVLSRYGERGVVRTAWIEWRGTLAICAGGFVLFVGRQQSKRANDILENIELNRQRYYQRDFKPTYVPGAPGGVYDGVTGYSYRDGPSGLMINADKKLVSDESRAERGERLAKTEVTPEMVTHARNLLHSRRYEGTPEG; from the coding sequence ATGCCACCAAAGTTCACCCACCCGCGGCTGGTGCACCACGTGAACCTGTTCACGCGCATAAAGGCGTGGTGGCTTGGCATCGAGAACCCCGAGGTGCTCTCCCGATACGGTGAACGGGGTGTTGTGCGAACGGCGTGGATCGAGTGGCGTGGCACGCTGGCCATATGCGCTGGCggctttgttttgtttgtcGGCCGTCAGCAGTCGAAGCGCGCGAATGACATTTTAGAGAATATTGAGCTGAACCGCCAGCGCTACTACCAGCGAGACTTTAAGCCGACGTACGTGCCGGGCGCGCCGGGCGGCGTGTACGATGGTGTAACGGGATATAGTTACCGCGATGGGCCCAGTGGACTCATGATTAACGCTGATAAGAAGCTTGTCTCGGATGAATCGCGGGCAGAGCGAGGGGAGCGCCTGGCGAAGACTGAGGTGACGCCGGAGATGGTCACCCATGCGCGCAATTTACTGCACAGCAGACGCTACGAGGGCACGCCAGAAGGCTGA